Proteins from a genomic interval of Vreelandella profundi:
- a CDS encoding DUF2955 domain-containing protein — translation MYIKPLRRWWGKRGGSNVPRASRPGLTQNGLRQCLRVAGGGTLGFVVSQLMGWNYGVFFTVFPMFLLGMVPILNGSIIRQFLTNVSLNVLEVSLVVGLLKHMPVIMTLVVLGIFLFRFNLMAKGPLFLFGANGVLTLSILLHFASYPGTDLNDLLACNLAASGLAVFIAMLMHTLFPDVEARKPPPKGVKSPAQIRHETLIGGITATLSFVVFQTFDLKDSLSAQMATILILFALGYSGARLSAAKRAVGTLLGCNLALLMQLLLYTQSHHFLLVLIIYWLGLMLFGREHIHEGGGSGIGFGGLTTLGILFGQSLGPNQDLVYSALYRFSSMSVALMSTLLVMSCLHYLLNYWQPTRLPEIKRS, via the coding sequence ATGTATATTAAGCCGCTAAGACGATGGTGGGGTAAGCGCGGTGGTTCTAATGTGCCGCGTGCTTCTCGCCCTGGGCTAACCCAAAATGGTCTTCGCCAGTGCTTGCGGGTGGCGGGGGGCGGTACGCTGGGGTTTGTGGTCAGTCAGCTAATGGGCTGGAACTACGGAGTATTTTTTACCGTTTTCCCGATGTTCTTGCTGGGAATGGTGCCTATTCTCAATGGCAGTATTATTCGCCAGTTTTTAACCAATGTTTCCCTCAACGTGCTGGAAGTTAGCCTGGTGGTTGGGCTGCTCAAACATATGCCGGTGATAATGACGCTGGTGGTGCTGGGTATATTTTTATTTCGATTTAACTTAATGGCAAAGGGGCCGCTGTTTTTATTCGGCGCCAATGGTGTGCTCACACTCAGCATCCTGCTTCATTTTGCCAGCTACCCCGGCACCGACTTAAACGATTTATTGGCCTGTAACTTAGCCGCGAGCGGCCTAGCGGTATTTATTGCCATGCTGATGCATACCTTGTTTCCTGACGTCGAGGCTCGCAAACCACCGCCGAAAGGCGTTAAGTCGCCGGCGCAAATTCGCCATGAAACGTTGATTGGGGGAATAACCGCGACGCTTTCTTTTGTTGTGTTTCAAACCTTTGACTTAAAAGACTCGCTTTCGGCACAGATGGCGACCATTTTGATTTTATTTGCCTTGGGTTACTCCGGCGCACGTCTTTCTGCCGCGAAGCGCGCGGTAGGCACGCTGCTGGGGTGCAACTTAGCGCTTCTAATGCAGCTGTTGCTGTATACCCAAAGCCATCATTTCCTGCTGGTGTTGATTATTTATTGGCTGGGATTAATGCTTTTTGGGCGTGAACATATTCACGAAGGGGGCGGCTCAGGGATCGGTTTTGGTGGGCTAACGACCTTGGGTATTCTCTTTGGTCAGTCACTTGGGCCTAATCAAGACCTTGTTTATAGTGCACTTTATCGGTTTTCTTCCATGAGCGTGGCGCTGATGTCAACGCTGCTTGTGATGTCGTGCCTGCACTATTTATTGAATTACTGGCAGCCCACGCGCTTGCCAGAAATAAAGCGATCATAA
- the cyoD gene encoding cytochrome o ubiquinol oxidase subunit IV → MSSSSQPSDHGTVKSYVTGLVLSLVLTIIPFGAIMFGSFSMPINVGIIAVTAILQVLVQLVMFMHLNFKSDDGWSMLSFVFTISILVLVIGGSLWIMQHLHLNMMIG, encoded by the coding sequence ATGAGCTCTTCTAGCCAACCGTCTGATCACGGCACTGTAAAGTCATATGTAACGGGGCTCGTGCTGTCATTAGTGCTGACTATTATTCCTTTTGGCGCCATTATGTTTGGCTCGTTCAGCATGCCAATTAACGTCGGCATTATCGCTGTAACGGCCATTCTGCAAGTATTGGTTCAGCTTGTTATGTTCATGCATTTGAACTTCAAGTCTGATGACGGCTGGAGCATGCTTTCCTTCGTCTTCACAATATCGATACTTGTCCTAGTGATAGGAGGCTCGTTGTGGATCATGCAGCATCTGCATCTCAACATGATGATCGGCTGA
- a CDS encoding CsbD family protein — translation MSTGKEDKAKGTANKAAGKVKEAAGKVTGSDKTEAKGKAQQAKGELQKGKGEAKDALKKKH, via the coding sequence ATGTCAACAGGTAAAGAAGATAAAGCGAAAGGTACTGCCAACAAGGCTGCTGGTAAAGTGAAAGAAGCAGCGGGTAAAGTAACCGGCAGCGACAAAACCGAAGCCAAAGGCAAAGCCCAGCAAGCGAAAGGTGAGCTGCAAAAAGGCAAAGGTGAAGCAAAGGACGCGTTGAAGAAAAAGCACTAA
- the cyoC gene encoding cytochrome o ubiquinol oxidase subunit III — MATETQHLDAHAEEHEHHDAAGTKVFGFWVYLMSDLVIFGSLFAAYAVLMRGTAGGPTGADIFELPLILGGTFALLISSFTFGMGVLAMNANRVGQVKMWLVVTFILGLGFLGMELYEFHHLINEGYGPDRSGFLSAFFTLVGTHGLHVTFGMIWILVMLVQLSTKGLTDKTRPRILCLSLFWHFLDIVWICVFSFVYLMGVL; from the coding sequence ATGGCTACTGAAACACAACATCTCGATGCCCATGCTGAAGAGCATGAGCACCACGATGCCGCTGGTACCAAAGTGTTTGGTTTCTGGGTCTACCTAATGAGCGATCTAGTGATCTTCGGGTCACTGTTCGCAGCCTACGCCGTGCTCATGAGGGGCACGGCGGGTGGGCCGACCGGCGCAGATATTTTCGAACTGCCGTTGATTCTTGGCGGTACGTTTGCGCTGTTGATCAGTAGTTTCACCTTCGGCATGGGCGTGTTGGCAATGAATGCCAACCGCGTTGGTCAGGTGAAAATGTGGCTGGTCGTCACCTTTATCCTAGGCCTCGGCTTTTTAGGTATGGAGCTTTACGAATTCCATCACCTGATTAACGAAGGCTATGGGCCAGATCGCAGTGGCTTCCTTTCTGCCTTCTTCACGCTAGTGGGCACGCATGGGCTGCACGTTACTTTCGGTATGATCTGGATTTTGGTCATGCTGGTTCAACTGTCGACCAAAGGGCTGACTGACAAAACGCGTCCACGTATCCTATGCTTGAGCTTGTTCTGGCACTTCCTGGATATCGTTTGGATCTGTGTATTTTCCTTCGTCTACTTGATGGGAGTGCTGTGA
- a CDS encoding porin family protein → MKMSVLSLASAALLVGAGTFAASAQAQQSFNYPQGYVGGDAMFWSLDPDKGSSRDSVGLRLRGGAQFNDYFALEGHIGTGGSDGGAELDYLAGAYAKGIFPVSPDVRIYGLAGVTDVDFNSDRESGFSYGGGAEFDVAPNLAVGADYMRYLDKSAYTFDAASVGLRYRF, encoded by the coding sequence ATGAAGATGTCCGTATTATCACTAGCATCCGCGGCACTCCTGGTTGGCGCAGGTACGTTCGCAGCATCTGCTCAAGCACAGCAATCCTTCAACTATCCACAAGGATACGTAGGCGGTGATGCGATGTTCTGGAGCCTTGATCCAGATAAAGGGTCTTCGCGTGATTCCGTAGGCCTACGCCTTCGCGGCGGTGCGCAGTTTAACGATTACTTCGCGCTAGAAGGGCACATAGGTACCGGCGGCTCCGACGGTGGTGCTGAGCTGGATTATTTAGCGGGTGCCTATGCTAAAGGTATTTTCCCTGTCTCTCCTGACGTTCGTATTTACGGCTTAGCGGGTGTTACAGACGTAGATTTTAATAGTGATCGTGAAAGTGGCTTCTCGTATGGCGGCGGCGCAGAATTTGACGTCGCACCGAATTTAGCCGTCGGTGCTGACTATATGCGCTACCTCGATAAGTCTGCCTACACGTTCGATGCAGCCAGCGTAGGTCTACGCTATCGTTTTTAA
- the cyoA gene encoding ubiquinol oxidase subunit II → MQRHSLWRRRGTLVLLALCLFLAGCSSALLDPKGQVGAEQRTLILTSFGLMLIVVIPVIAMTMLFGWRYRRSNSVAKYTPDWAHSNLIEAVIWIVPCAIIVVLALLTWKTSHSLDPHKPLESDVEPMEIQAIALDWKWLFVYPEQGIASVNELAFPVDTPVRFRVSSGTVMNAFFIPRLGSQIYAMAGMDNDVHLVANEVGVYPGRSTNYSGAGFSGMVFDAHVTSNEDFDAWVAEVAQSPNTLSYPEGYEALAEQSEFNPVEYFSSVTPEFYERLVSSFHSGTDPNPSHDENRAPAIDSHEARQSLSNEAGE, encoded by the coding sequence ATGCAACGACACTCACTGTGGCGTAGGCGAGGCACTTTGGTGCTACTTGCGCTGTGCCTTTTTCTAGCAGGCTGTAGCTCGGCGCTGTTAGACCCAAAAGGCCAAGTTGGCGCTGAGCAGCGCACGCTGATCCTCACATCGTTTGGTCTGATGTTGATTGTGGTCATTCCAGTTATTGCAATGACGATGCTGTTCGGTTGGCGTTATCGGCGCAGTAATAGCGTCGCAAAATATACGCCTGACTGGGCGCACTCCAATTTGATTGAGGCGGTGATTTGGATCGTGCCCTGCGCGATTATCGTTGTGCTTGCCCTATTAACTTGGAAAACGTCTCACAGTCTTGATCCTCATAAGCCGCTGGAAAGCGACGTTGAGCCCATGGAAATTCAGGCCATAGCGCTGGATTGGAAATGGCTGTTCGTCTATCCAGAACAGGGCATCGCCAGCGTTAATGAATTGGCTTTCCCGGTCGATACGCCCGTGCGTTTTCGGGTGAGCTCTGGGACAGTGATGAACGCGTTTTTCATTCCCCGCCTAGGCAGCCAGATCTACGCCATGGCCGGTATGGATAACGATGTCCACTTGGTCGCCAATGAAGTCGGTGTTTATCCAGGTCGTTCGACCAACTACAGCGGTGCTGGATTTTCGGGCATGGTCTTCGACGCACACGTTACGTCAAATGAAGATTTCGATGCCTGGGTTGCTGAAGTTGCGCAATCGCCCAATACGCTAAGTTATCCAGAAGGCTACGAAGCGTTAGCGGAGCAGTCTGAGTTTAATCCCGTCGAGTACTTCTCAAGCGTTACGCCAGAGTTTTACGAGCGTCTGGTGTCGAGCTTTCATTCAGGTACCGACCCAAACCCATCACATGATGAAAATCGTGCGCCAGCCATCGATAGCCACGAAGCTCGTCAATCTTTGAGCAACGAGGCGGGAGAGTAA
- the cyoB gene encoding cytochrome o ubiquinol oxidase subunit I, translated as MFGKLTLEAIPYHEPILLISGIIAILGGAALLGALTYFRKWGWLWHEWFTSIDHKKLGIMYFIVALIMLLRGFADAIMMRTQLAIAAGGSSGILPPDHYDQIFTAHGVIMIFFVAMPMVIGLMNLVVPLQIGARDVAFPFLNNLSFWLFAVSALLVNISLFVGEFATTGWLAYAPLSGIEFSPGVGVDYWIWALQISGVGTTLTGINFFVTIIKMRTKGMTMFRLPIFTWTSLCANVLIIASFPILTATIAMLTLDRYLGMHFFTNDFGGNMMMYVNLIWAWGHPEVYILILPAFGVFSEVIATFARKRLFGYMTMVWATIAITLLSFIVWLHHFFTMGAGANVNAFFGIMTMIIAIPTGVKVFNWLFTMFRGSLELTSPVLWTLGFIITFTIGGMTGVMLAVPAANFVLHNSLFVIAHFHNVIVGGVVFGMMAGLTYWFPKAFGFTLDEKWGKRSFWCWFVGFYVAFMPLYVLSFFGAVRRMNSYPNAEWQPWMILAWVGAVIIALGILCTIIQFVVSIRDRKKNADVTGDPWHGRTLEWSTSSPAPFYNFARLPEVGDIDSFWSQKQRSNEQLEEAPYTDIHMPKNTAAGPIISLFAMIFGFAMVWHIWWLAGFGAIGMLVSFLMRVFNDDIDYYVPAAEVERIERAHQQRVEAQA; from the coding sequence GTGTTCGGTAAACTAACCTTAGAAGCAATTCCATATCACGAACCCATTTTGTTGATATCGGGAATTATCGCGATTTTAGGTGGCGCAGCGCTATTGGGCGCGCTGACCTATTTCCGTAAATGGGGCTGGCTATGGCACGAATGGTTCACCTCCATCGACCATAAAAAGCTAGGTATCATGTACTTCATCGTGGCGTTGATCATGCTGCTGCGTGGCTTTGCCGACGCGATCATGATGCGTACACAGCTCGCTATTGCGGCCGGCGGGTCGTCGGGCATTCTGCCGCCTGATCACTACGACCAGATCTTTACCGCGCATGGCGTCATCATGATCTTCTTCGTCGCGATGCCGATGGTGATTGGTCTGATGAACCTGGTGGTGCCGCTGCAAATTGGTGCGCGCGACGTAGCGTTCCCATTCCTGAACAACCTGAGTTTCTGGCTTTTTGCCGTGTCGGCGCTGCTGGTTAACATCTCGCTGTTCGTGGGGGAATTTGCCACAACGGGGTGGTTAGCTTACGCGCCGTTATCGGGGATAGAGTTTAGCCCCGGGGTCGGGGTAGATTATTGGATATGGGCGTTGCAGATATCCGGGGTGGGTACGACGCTCACCGGTATCAACTTCTTCGTCACTATTATTAAAATGCGCACTAAAGGCATGACCATGTTCCGCCTGCCGATCTTTACTTGGACATCGCTGTGCGCCAACGTATTGATCATTGCCTCTTTCCCGATCCTAACGGCAACGATTGCGATGCTGACGTTGGATCGCTATCTGGGCATGCACTTCTTTACCAATGATTTTGGCGGCAACATGATGATGTACGTCAACCTCATTTGGGCATGGGGCCACCCAGAAGTTTACATCTTGATTCTGCCTGCCTTTGGCGTGTTCTCTGAAGTTATAGCCACCTTCGCCCGTAAACGGTTGTTTGGCTACATGACGATGGTATGGGCAACGATCGCCATTACCTTGCTATCGTTCATTGTCTGGCTGCACCACTTCTTCACCATGGGGGCGGGTGCGAACGTCAATGCTTTCTTCGGCATAATGACGATGATTATCGCCATCCCCACCGGTGTGAAAGTGTTCAACTGGCTGTTTACTATGTTCCGTGGCAGCCTGGAGCTTACTTCACCGGTACTTTGGACGCTGGGCTTTATTATTACCTTCACCATCGGTGGTATGACCGGTGTGATGCTGGCGGTACCTGCGGCCAACTTCGTACTGCATAACAGCCTGTTCGTTATTGCTCACTTCCACAACGTTATCGTTGGTGGTGTGGTGTTCGGTATGATGGCGGGTCTGACCTATTGGTTCCCGAAAGCGTTCGGCTTCACGCTGGACGAGAAGTGGGGCAAACGCTCTTTTTGGTGCTGGTTTGTCGGCTTCTATGTTGCCTTTATGCCGCTTTACGTACTGAGCTTCTTCGGTGCTGTACGCCGCATGAACTCATACCCGAATGCCGAATGGCAGCCGTGGATGATTCTTGCATGGGTGGGTGCGGTTATCATTGCGCTAGGCATTCTATGCACCATTATCCAGTTCGTTGTCAGTATTCGTGACCGTAAGAAGAATGCTGATGTCACTGGTGATCCGTGGCATGGCCGTACGCTTGAGTGGTCTACTTCATCACCTGCGCCGTTTTATAACTTTGCACGGTTACCTGAAGTCGGCGATATCGATAGCTTCTGGTCGCAAAAGCAGCGTAGCAACGAGCAGCTAGAAGAAGCGCCTTACACCGATATTCATATGCCGAAAAACACTGCCGCTGGCCCGATTATCAGCTTGTTTGCGATGATCTTCGGTTTTGCGATGGTATGGCATATCTGGTGGCTGGCAGGATTTGGTGCCATCGGCATGTTGGTTAGCTTCTTGATGCGGGTATTCAACGACGATATCGATTACTACGTACCGGCAGCAGAGGTCGAGCGGATCGAGCGTGCCCATCAACAACGTGTGGAGGCCCAAGCGTAA
- a CDS encoding DeoR/GlpR family DNA-binding transcription regulator, with translation MNGRSALRISKLQEVLACGGTLHLRDAAELCDVSEMTIRRDLTTQPSAISLLGGRLFMANYASATPKYDLTEQQDSHYQAKYRLCQHALTFIEEGDTLFIDCGSTLIPLLSQLSHFQELTVVTYALNVANAVAALPNVRLVLLGGLFYAASQSFGSDTMAVAIERLGINKALISAAGVDLARGVSCFHFHEVAPKQAAISTAMQRLLVVDASKFGVIRPAYFASLEDFDVIVTDEKGAPQLLINPGGDVPTVSIA, from the coding sequence ATTAATGGCCGTAGCGCGTTGCGCATCAGCAAGCTTCAAGAGGTGCTTGCCTGTGGCGGTACCCTGCATTTGCGCGATGCCGCAGAGCTGTGCGATGTCTCGGAAATGACTATTCGCCGCGACCTCACTACCCAGCCCTCTGCTATTAGTTTGCTGGGTGGGCGCCTCTTTATGGCGAACTACGCTAGCGCAACCCCTAAATATGATTTAACCGAGCAGCAGGATAGCCATTACCAAGCCAAATATCGGCTTTGCCAGCACGCGCTTACGTTTATCGAGGAGGGCGATACGCTGTTCATTGACTGCGGCTCGACGCTTATCCCGCTATTAAGTCAGTTAAGCCATTTTCAAGAACTGACGGTGGTGACCTATGCGCTTAACGTGGCCAATGCGGTTGCTGCCTTGCCCAACGTGCGCTTAGTGCTATTGGGTGGGCTCTTCTATGCGGCCTCCCAGTCATTTGGCAGCGACACGATGGCGGTAGCTATTGAACGTTTGGGTATTAACAAGGCGCTCATTTCAGCCGCGGGGGTGGACCTTGCGCGCGGGGTGAGCTGCTTTCACTTTCATGAGGTGGCACCCAAGCAGGCGGCCATTTCGACGGCGATGCAGCGCTTATTAGTGGTGGATGCCAGCAAGTTCGGCGTGATTCGACCTGCCTACTTCGCCTCGCTGGAAGACTTTGATGTCATCGTTACCGACGAGAAGGGCGCGCCGCAGTTACTAATCAATCCCGGCGGTGATGTACCCACGGTTAGCATCGCATAA
- a CDS encoding outer membrane protein OmpK: protein MTTRTRSCTPSRTLPLIPLGAGVAGILGATFATPLLADTAQPNSLNPLWSFANVSVNYLDWSNGTEARTASNAAKSDFMFLEIEGGAGFSWGEFYGFFDFENPTNDQLDESSGGKDNFRTAGKLTSHIYLGDSPLSIYAHLYDFRDYGFESREQDQVLGLGYRTTFANGLWFKPFIGAARVQSDGYTGMNGYMAGWVAGYDFTALNQNFSVTNWHEQTFGRDDEYLEQNYVGASAGSVGTNGALSLWWHPSDLITTGIQYRYSDNKLGTPNDYQNAMIYSVKLNLL, encoded by the coding sequence ATGACTACTCGTACACGCTCTTGTACACCCTCTCGCACCTTGCCTCTTATTCCGCTGGGCGCTGGCGTAGCTGGAATATTAGGCGCGACTTTTGCCACGCCGCTATTGGCAGACACTGCTCAACCTAACTCTCTTAATCCGCTCTGGTCCTTTGCTAACGTCTCCGTTAACTACCTGGACTGGTCGAATGGCACCGAAGCCCGCACGGCCTCTAACGCGGCAAAAAGCGACTTTATGTTTCTCGAAATCGAAGGCGGCGCTGGCTTTAGCTGGGGCGAGTTTTACGGTTTTTTTGATTTCGAGAACCCGACCAACGACCAGCTTGATGAGTCCAGCGGTGGCAAAGACAACTTTCGCACCGCGGGCAAGCTAACCTCGCATATTTATTTAGGCGACAGCCCGCTGTCAATTTACGCCCACCTGTATGACTTTCGCGACTACGGTTTTGAAAGCCGTGAGCAGGACCAGGTGTTGGGTTTAGGCTACCGCACTACGTTTGCTAACGGTCTATGGTTTAAACCGTTTATTGGTGCTGCTCGCGTGCAAAGCGACGGTTACACCGGCATGAACGGTTACATGGCAGGCTGGGTGGCGGGTTATGATTTCACTGCACTCAATCAGAACTTCAGCGTGACCAACTGGCACGAGCAAACGTTTGGCCGTGATGACGAGTATTTGGAACAGAACTATGTGGGCGCTTCCGCAGGCAGCGTAGGCACCAACGGCGCCTTAAGCCTCTGGTGGCACCCGAGTGACTTGATCACTACCGGCATTCAGTATCGCTATTCAGACAATAAGCTGGGTACTCCCAACGATTATCAAAATGCGATGATTTACTCCGTCAAGCTCAACTTACTCTAA
- a CDS encoding HlyD family secretion protein gives MTPDQTFARWVKVAIVAFIVLFIYFLVADSFMPMTPEARVMRPVTRIAPELSGPVDELLVRDHQRVAKGDVLFQIKAAPFALAVDQARLNREQAERENARLEADLASAQADLASAEATASESQSERRRAETLLSRQSVSRQQYDQQVAAERTAQASVAAARAKIVSLEVQLGDSGNANLRVRQAENALSQAQLDLAHTQVRAAQSGNVTNLQLGVGDYVQAGQPAVAVVAEEVDIIADFREKSLRHVVLGDPAKVIFDAWPGQVFDARVIAVDAGVREGQLAADGQLADIPTSDRWIRDAQRMRVHIALQQPVISALPSGARATVQLQPSDFVLAKPFGWLQAHLISLLHYVY, from the coding sequence ATGACCCCCGATCAAACGTTTGCCCGCTGGGTGAAGGTCGCTATTGTCGCCTTCATAGTGTTATTTATTTATTTTTTAGTGGCCGACAGTTTTATGCCAATGACGCCGGAAGCGCGGGTAATGCGGCCGGTTACTCGCATTGCGCCTGAGCTTAGTGGCCCGGTAGACGAACTCTTAGTGCGCGATCATCAGCGTGTCGCAAAGGGCGATGTGCTGTTTCAGATAAAGGCGGCGCCCTTTGCGTTAGCGGTCGACCAGGCGCGCCTTAATCGTGAGCAAGCCGAGCGGGAGAATGCCCGCTTAGAGGCAGACTTAGCCTCCGCACAGGCAGATTTGGCCTCGGCAGAGGCAACGGCCAGTGAAAGCCAGAGTGAGCGTCGGCGTGCTGAAACGCTGCTGTCTCGCCAAAGCGTATCGCGTCAGCAGTACGATCAGCAGGTGGCCGCTGAACGAACGGCGCAAGCTAGCGTCGCCGCCGCCAGGGCGAAAATCGTCAGTCTTGAAGTGCAGCTAGGCGATTCAGGTAATGCAAATCTTCGCGTTCGTCAGGCAGAAAACGCGCTGTCACAGGCTCAGTTGGACCTTGCTCATACGCAGGTGCGCGCCGCCCAGTCAGGCAATGTGACTAACCTGCAGCTAGGCGTTGGCGACTACGTTCAAGCTGGCCAGCCGGCCGTCGCAGTGGTGGCTGAAGAAGTAGATATCATTGCCGACTTTCGTGAAAAAAGTTTGCGTCATGTTGTGCTGGGCGACCCGGCGAAAGTCATTTTCGATGCATGGCCGGGCCAAGTGTTTGATGCGCGAGTGATTGCCGTGGACGCCGGTGTACGTGAAGGGCAGCTAGCGGCCGACGGGCAATTAGCCGATATTCCCACATCCGATCGCTGGATTCGCGACGCCCAGCGTATGCGCGTGCACATTGCTCTCCAGCAGCCGGTTATAAGCGCGTTGCCGAGCGGTGCGCGCGCCACCGTGCAGCTCCAGCCGAGCGACTTTGTATTGGCAAAACCCTTTGGCTGGCTGCAGGCGCACCTGATTAGTTTGCTGCACTATGTATATTAA
- the cyoE gene encoding heme o synthase, whose product MDHAASASQHDDRLITTPSRWSDLLELTKPGIIGGNLIATLGGYFLAVEGQFEWLSLISVMVGIALIIASGCACNNVIDRDIDALMARTRHRPLVRGSISITQALGVSALLGVLGVVCLALGTNGLTVALAVIGWGVYVGLYSLYMKRRSEYGTLVGSLSGAMPPVVGYCAVTGQFDSGAMMLLVIFCLWQMPHSYAIAIFRYADYRRASIPVLPVVRGIKMAKHHILGYIVAFIPASLALGLASQAGAGYLCVALTMGGYWLYLALRGYRLDDDVRWAKRVFGVSILTITAMSIVMVLEAMVPMLV is encoded by the coding sequence GTGGATCATGCAGCATCTGCATCTCAACATGATGATCGGCTGATCACAACGCCTAGCCGCTGGAGCGATCTGCTCGAGCTGACCAAGCCGGGCATTATTGGCGGCAACTTGATTGCCACCCTAGGCGGCTATTTTCTAGCCGTAGAGGGGCAGTTTGAGTGGCTTAGCCTTATCTCAGTCATGGTGGGGATTGCATTAATCATTGCTTCAGGCTGTGCGTGTAACAACGTCATTGACCGCGATATTGATGCATTGATGGCGCGCACGCGCCATCGCCCCCTGGTGAGAGGAAGCATTTCAATTACCCAGGCATTGGGCGTTTCGGCGTTGCTAGGCGTGTTGGGTGTGGTATGTCTGGCGCTGGGTACCAACGGATTAACCGTTGCTTTAGCGGTGATTGGCTGGGGTGTGTATGTAGGGCTTTATAGTCTCTATATGAAGCGTCGCTCGGAATACGGCACCTTAGTTGGTAGCCTTTCCGGAGCCATGCCGCCGGTCGTAGGTTACTGTGCGGTCACGGGGCAGTTCGACAGCGGTGCGATGATGCTGCTGGTGATCTTCTGCCTTTGGCAGATGCCGCACTCCTATGCGATTGCGATTTTTCGCTATGCTGACTACCGTCGTGCATCTATTCCGGTATTGCCGGTAGTACGCGGTATCAAAATGGCGAAACACCATATCCTTGGCTACATCGTGGCTTTTATTCCTGCGTCGCTGGCATTAGGTTTAGCCAGTCAGGCAGGCGCTGGATATTTATGTGTGGCGCTCACCATGGGTGGTTACTGGCTCTACTTAGCACTGCGTGGCTATCGTTTAGACGACGATGTCCGCTGGGCCAAGCGTGTCTTTGGTGTTTCTATTCTGACCATTACGGCAATGAGCATTGTAATGGTACTAGAAGCAATGGTGCCCATGCTGGTGTAA
- a CDS encoding EamA family transporter, with protein sequence MPASSLPSLLPRRLAILLMVTVATMFAANHVSARLAFDNGAGLLLAVLTRSGVACLILLALVIAQKKRLWLPAGSWPWQLTVGLLIAIQSVSLYSAVARLPVVIALLLVNTFPIQLALLSWAFGGPRPTLRSCLIMGTILIGLLVVLDIPSWLANTDDMGPGWVAGICFGLVAAFVFACALWVTEHRLAGVGSTLRSLLTMQTVFTAMVIGGIAGVVPGGMSLPENSTGWLGLVLLALLYGSAFSVLFIFVPRLDMARNAPVMNIEPVASLVLGYFVLGQMLSPGQLVGGAVVVGGIVVLSLSKGR encoded by the coding sequence ATGCCTGCGTCCTCCTTGCCCAGTCTATTGCCGCGTCGTTTAGCCATTCTGTTGATGGTAACAGTGGCGACAATGTTTGCCGCCAATCATGTCTCTGCACGGCTGGCATTTGATAACGGTGCGGGGCTATTGCTCGCAGTATTAACGCGCTCGGGTGTGGCGTGTCTGATCCTATTGGCGCTGGTGATTGCGCAGAAAAAACGCCTGTGGCTGCCTGCGGGTAGTTGGCCGTGGCAGCTAACCGTAGGGCTGCTAATTGCGATTCAGAGCGTTAGCCTTTACTCGGCGGTAGCAAGGCTGCCCGTGGTGATTGCACTGTTACTAGTCAATACCTTTCCCATTCAGCTGGCGCTGTTAAGCTGGGCATTTGGCGGCCCGCGACCAACGCTGCGTAGCTGCTTGATTATGGGCACTATCTTAATTGGACTCCTGGTGGTGCTGGATATTCCTTCTTGGTTAGCCAATACCGATGACATGGGGCCAGGCTGGGTCGCCGGGATTTGTTTTGGTCTCGTGGCCGCTTTTGTCTTTGCCTGTGCGCTGTGGGTGACCGAGCACCGCTTAGCTGGCGTAGGCAGTACGCTGCGCAGCCTGCTGACCATGCAGACCGTGTTTACTGCGATGGTCATTGGCGGTATCGCGGGTGTGGTGCCAGGAGGCATGAGCCTGCCGGAAAACAGCACTGGTTGGTTAGGGCTTGTGCTACTTGCCCTACTGTATGGGTCGGCGTTTTCAGTCCTGTTTATTTTTGTACCGAGGCTCGATATGGCGCGTAACGCGCCGGTAATGAACATTGAACCAGTGGCGTCGCTGGTGCTCGGTTATTTTGTTTTAGGTCAAATGCTTAGCCCTGGGCAGCTAGTCGGTGGTGCGGTTGTTGTCGGGGGGATCGTGGTGCTTAGCTTATCTAAGGGAAGGTAA